In the genome of Carnobacterium pleistocenium FTR1, one region contains:
- a CDS encoding DUF1697 domain-containing protein — protein sequence MQFIILLRGINVGGNNKVPMSALKQYLTNAGFMNVKSYINSGNLIVESEEDAEQEVLIKCQAILADQFTFPVEVVVISDEKYKMELANVPTWWGENEDYRHNALFYLASANKSDIMAYLSTVDSTYDKIYIGEQAIFWSSSFKQHYSKTYYSKLASRLFYKQITIRNRNTTLKLLSFLKN from the coding sequence ATGCAATTTATCATTTTATTACGAGGAATTAACGTTGGAGGGAACAACAAAGTTCCGATGAGTGCGTTAAAACAGTATCTAACCAACGCTGGTTTCATGAATGTGAAATCTTATATTAACAGTGGCAATTTAATAGTTGAAAGTGAAGAGGATGCGGAACAGGAGGTTTTAATAAAGTGTCAAGCAATCTTAGCAGATCAGTTTACCTTTCCAGTTGAAGTCGTCGTTATTTCTGATGAAAAGTATAAAATGGAACTTGCGAATGTTCCAACATGGTGGGGAGAAAATGAAGATTATCGGCACAATGCGTTGTTTTATCTAGCTTCTGCTAATAAAAGTGATATTATGGCTTATTTATCAACTGTTGATTCCACCTATGACAAAATTTATATTGGGGAACAGGCAATTTTTTGGTCTTCCTCCTTTAAACAGCATTACAGTAAAACTTATTATTCTAAATTGGCTAGTCGCCTTTTTTATAAACAAATTACCATTAGAAATCGAAATACGACACTTAAGTTGCTTAGCTTTTTAAAGAATTAG